The DNA window CTGCGTTCCCGCTGCGCGGCGCCCATCCGCGAAGCGGTGGTCACGAAGATCAGCAACGGCAGCAGCAGCACCGCGGCGATCGGCGCGACCATGACCAGGGTCACCGGGAGCATGAAGCCGGTGCTCGGTTTGCCGAACGCGTAGACCTGGTCGGCCCGGTCACCCTCGGCCGCGATCTCGGCAGGCGACGCCCCGGTGTACGCCACCAGGTCACCGGCGTCCCCGACCCCCGCCTTCGCGATCTGACCGGTCACCTGCTGCGGCAGCCGCGCCCGCACCGAACCGCCGTCGGCCGAGTTCAGCTTCTCCGCGAGCGCGGGCGAGACGATCATTTCGCCCGGCGCGGGCAGCCGGTCGATCCCCGGCGGCACCGGCGAACCGGGCCCGGTCGCCGCCACCGCGGTCACCTGGATCAGGTCCTCACCGCTGGTGGCGTACCACTGGTAGACCGACAGCGGCGCGACACCGGGCCGCGGGGTCTTGTCCTCCTTGATCGCCGCCTCGCGGTCGGCCTTCGCGTCCACGAGGTGCCCGACCGAGGCGGCGGGAAGGAGCACGGCGACCGCGAGCGCGATCCCGAACGCGGTCATCGCCAGCCGCAGGAGTGCCGCGCCGGACATCCGGCCGCCCCCGACGGCCAGCCGGAGTCCCAGCAACAGATCCCGCATCATGCGACCAGCTCCCGGTCGACCGTGCGCCCGTCCCGCACCACGATCTCGCGGTCCGAATAGGCCGCGACCCGCGGTTCGTGCGTCACCAGCACCACCGCCGCGTTGCTCTCCCGCGCCGCTTCGGTGAGCATGCGCATGACCTTCTCGCCGTTGAGCGAGTCGAGCGCGCCCGTCGGCTCGTCGGCGAAGACCACCTTCGGGCCGGTCACCAGCGCCCGCGCCACCGCGACCCGCTGCGCCTGGCCACCGGAGACGTCACCGGGGCGCCTGGCCGCTTCGTTGTCGACCTCCAGCCGGGCGAGCCACTCCATCGCCTTCGCCTCGGCGGGCTTCCGCTTGGCCCCGGTCAGGCGCAGCGGCAGCGCGACGTTCTCCAGGCACGACAGCTCCGGGACGAGCTGGCCGAACTGGAAGACGAACCCGAACTCGGTGCGCCGCAACGCACTCCGGCCCTTGTCGTCCATCGCGACGAGATCGCGGCCGTCGTAGGTGATGGTGCCGCCGTCCGGCCGGACGATCCCGGCGAGGCAGTGCAGCAGGGTCGACTTCCCGGAACCGGACGACCCCATGATCGCGAGCACCTCGCCCGCGGCGATGGTGAGCGCGGCGCCGTCGAGCGCGTGCGTCTGGCCGAAGGACTTGTGCAGCCCCTGCCCGGCGAGCAGTGCCTTTCGCGCGGTCATCAGCGCACCACCTTCGCCAGCTCGTCGAGCCGCGCCGCGGTGAGCTCCAGCCACCGCAGGTCCGCCTCGAGGTGGAACAGCGCGTGATCGCAGATCAGCTGGTCGGCGAGGTCACCGTTGATCTTGCGCTTGGTCAGCTCGCGCATCACCTTGAGGTGCTCCGAGCGCTGCGCGTCGAGCACCGCGTTCGCGCTGCGCCCG is part of the Amycolatopsis sp. CA-230715 genome and encodes:
- a CDS encoding ABC transporter ATP-binding protein: MTARKALLAGQGLHKSFGQTHALDGAALTIAAGEVLAIMGSSGSGKSTLLHCLAGIVRPDGGTITYDGRDLVAMDDKGRSALRRTEFGFVFQFGQLVPELSCLENVALPLRLTGAKRKPAEAKAMEWLARLEVDNEAARRPGDVSGGQAQRVAVARALVTGPKVVFADEPTGALDSLNGEKVMRMLTEAARESNAAVVLVTHEPRVAAYSDREIVVRDGRTVDRELVA